In Pseudomonas sp. LRP2-20, the genomic window GGTGCCCTGAGCCACCTGCGACGCCACCGGAATACGTTCCACCATCGTGCTCTTACCGACCAGCTGGTTCTCGATACCCAGCTTCTTGTACAGCTCCTTCTCGATATACACGCCACTGGCGCTGTCCGAATAGGCCACCGACTTTGCCGCCAGCAGTGTCTGCTTCAGCTGATCAGGAGTGGCGATATCAGGCTTGGCCTGGCCCTGCTTGACCACCATGCCGATGCGCGAATCAGCCAGTTCCACGCGTGGGGCCGGGTCCACCTTGCCCTGGCGGATCAGTTCGTCCAGCGCATAGCCGACCATGATCACCACATCGGCATGCTCGCCCCGAGCTAGGCGGTTGGGTATCGCCTCAGGTGCCTTGCCCATGGAGGGGCCCAGCACGGTGACCAGCGTATCGCCGCTCTGCGCTGCATACTTCGGCCCCAGCTGCTTGTAGGCGGCAGTGAAGCCGCCCGAGGTCATCACAGTCAGTTCGGCAGCCTGGGCAAGGCTGCAGCTGGCGAACAAAGTAGCGGCCAGCAACGCTTTCAACGAAGCCCTCATGCGATCACCGCTGCGCGGTTGGCCAGGCGACGGTAGAGCATCCAGGTGGCGACGAATGCACAGAGCGCGGCGAACATCATCCAGTAGGCCGGAGCGGCCTTGTCGTTGGTGACGTGGATCATCCAGGTCGAGATGGCCGGGGTGAAACCGCCGAACAAGGCGGTCGCCAGGCTATAGGCCAGGGAGAAACCTGCCACACGGACTTCCACCGGCATGATTTCAGTCAGCGCCGGGATCATCGCACCGTTGTACATGCCGTACAGGAACGAGAACCACAGCAGCACTTCCAGCATGTGGCCAAAGGTAGGCGATTGAGCCAGATAGGTCAGCGCCGGGTAAGCGGTGATCAAGGTCAGCAGCGACATGGCCAGCAGCAGCGGCTTGCGCCCGAGGCGGTCGCTGAGAGCGCCGCCGATAGGCAGCCAGATGAAGTTCGACACCGCGGTCAACAAGGTCACCAGCAGGGCATCGCCGGTACTCAGTTGCAGTACGGTCTTGCCGAAGGTCGGTGCATAAACCGTGATCATGTAGAAGGCGGTGGTGGTCATGGCCACCATCAGCATGCCGAACAGCACTACTGCGGAGTTCGCGGCAAGCGTGGCCAGCACCTGTTTCATGGTTGGACGATGCTCGCGAGCGGCGAACTCCTCGGTCTCCTGCAGGCTGCGCCGCAGCAGGAAGATCACCGGGATGATCATGCAGCCCACAGCAAATGGCACACGCCAGCCCCATTGGGCGATTTCGGCGGCAGTCAACCATTCATTCAGGGCAAAGCCCAGCGCTGCGGCGACGACGATCGCCACCTGCTGGCTGGCGGACTGCCAGCTGGCATAGAAGCCCTTGTGCCCGGGCGTTGCCATTTCCGCCAGATATACCGACACGCCACCCAACTCGGCACCGGCCGAGAACCCTTGCAGCAAGCGCCCGATCAGCACCAGCGCCGGGGCCAATAGCCCGATGCTGGCGTAGCCGGGCACCAGCACGATCAGCAAGGTACCGCTGGCCATGATCGCCAGGGTGACGATCAGCCCTTTGCGCCGGCCCA contains:
- a CDS encoding MFS transporter — its product is MSLPSSSASEGKSKAGMVFRVTSGNFLEQFDFFLFGFYATHIAGAFFPASNEFASLMMTFAVFGAGFLMRPLGAVILGAYIDDVGRRKGLIVTLAIMASGTLLIVLVPGYASIGLLAPALVLIGRLLQGFSAGAELGGVSVYLAEMATPGHKGFYASWQSASQQVAIVVAAALGFALNEWLTAAEIAQWGWRVPFAVGCMIIPVIFLLRRSLQETEEFAAREHRPTMKQVLATLAANSAVVLFGMLMVAMTTTAFYMITVYAPTFGKTVLQLSTGDALLVTLLTAVSNFIWLPIGGALSDRLGRKPLLLAMSLLTLITAYPALTYLAQSPTFGHMLEVLLWFSFLYGMYNGAMIPALTEIMPVEVRVAGFSLAYSLATALFGGFTPAISTWMIHVTNDKAAPAYWMMFAALCAFVATWMLYRRLANRAAVIA
- a CDS encoding substrate-binding domain-containing protein, with protein sequence MRASLKALLAATLFASCSLAQAAELTVMTSGGFTAAYKQLGPKYAAQSGDTLVTVLGPSMGKAPEAIPNRLARGEHADVVIMVGYALDELIRQGKVDPAPRVELADSRIGMVVKQGQAKPDIATPDQLKQTLLAAKSVAYSDSASGVYIEKELYKKLGIENQLVGKSTMVERIPVASQVAQGTYELGFQQVAELLPVPGVTFVGKIPENLQSVTRFAGGIPKGAEHPAEAKQLLDYLASPTVQPDVRATGLDSVAR